One Brachyspira pilosicoli P43/6/78 genomic window carries:
- the nusB gene encoding transcription antitermination factor NusB, with product MNELFNFEYDDKKAANNSFTKELVEGTINNLQKIDSIIEKYSKNWNISRIQYVDKSIIRMSIYSLIYLKDIPKSVIIDEAVEIAKIFGDKDSYKFVNGILDAIQEEDIQ from the coding sequence ATAAATGAGCTATTTAATTTTGAATATGATGACAAAAAAGCTGCTAATAACAGTTTTACAAAAGAGCTTGTTGAAGGCACTATAAATAATTTACAAAAAATCGACAGTATTATAGAAAAATATTCTAAAAACTGGAACATTTCAAGAATACAATATGTAGATAAATCTATAATAAGAATGTCTATATATTCACTTATATATTTAAAAGATATACCAAAGTCTGTAATAATAGATGAGGCTGTAGAAATAGCTAAAATATTTGGTGATAAAGATTCTTATAAATTTGTTAATGGGATTTTAGATGCAATACAAGAAGAAGATATACAATAA
- the ileS gene encoding isoleucine--tRNA ligase has product MDYSSTINLPKTAFPMKAGLKEKEPKIIKKWEDEKLYQQLRELRKGAPKCILHDGPPYANGDIHIGTSLNKIIKDIIVRYKSAKGFDSPYVPGWDCHGMPIELKVQESLGDKYKETSKFIMRKKCRAYAQKYIDIQRKEFKRLGVMGDWENPYLTMSPEYESEIVEVFAQLVEKGYIYKGLRTIHWCMECETALAAAEIEYDENHTSTSVYVRFPVLNKINDKLNGNVDVMIWTTTPWTLPSNMACAFNRDLEYVAVEIDGRYAIMTTSLVDTVLSKKEMKAEGRDIIPISIEEIEKLEIAHPFIKDRKSAVVFADYVEATAGTGVVHTAPGHGMEDYQTGMNYGLEIYCPVDKAGRYTSEFPEMQGMKVRDANPKVVEILENNGSLYHKEKVTHSYPICWRCKNPLIFRATSQWFMNMTHDNIDERTVKSLDNIKWYPAWGHDRMKKMLENRPDWCLSRQRSWGVPIPAFYCKNCGKTLLTAESTRHFAEIVKTKGMDVWFELEAKDLLPEGTKCECGSCDFDKEQDILDVWFDSGVSSFAAQKTNKDLDGVFPVDIYLEGGDQYRGWFQAAIWPSMAIRGIPPYKELVTHGWTLDEQGRAMHKSAGNVVSPLEVIDKYGADILRLWCISEDFTHNARVGDNMMKAIADNYRKIRNTFRYLLGNISDFDYSKEKVEVKDLLPVDRYALSRLHSFIKVADKACDGYEFHLFYQRLINYCVVELSATYFDIIKDRLYCDRKDSLSRRSAQTVLVEILDVLVKLIAPVLPFTTDEVWGYYKGENASSVHLELYPKADESLIDLELESEWASILKVRDDVLLSLERARDNSTIGKSLEAYITICTKESSTKDLLAKYEKYLNEIFIVSKVTLSDSKDDTFIEGAVSFVKTEKASHEKCVRCWGHYDSVGSEHKELCTRCAEAVK; this is encoded by the coding sequence ATGGATTATAGTTCTACTATCAATTTGCCTAAAACCGCTTTTCCTATGAAAGCTGGTTTAAAGGAAAAAGAGCCCAAAATAATAAAAAAATGGGAAGATGAAAAACTTTATCAACAACTTAGAGAATTAAGAAAAGGTGCTCCTAAATGTATTTTACATGATGGACCGCCTTATGCGAATGGAGACATTCATATTGGAACATCATTAAATAAAATTATTAAAGATATTATTGTAAGATATAAATCTGCTAAGGGGTTTGATTCTCCTTATGTTCCTGGTTGGGATTGTCATGGTATGCCTATAGAATTAAAGGTTCAAGAAAGTTTAGGAGATAAATATAAAGAAACTTCTAAATTTATAATGAGAAAAAAATGCCGTGCTTATGCTCAAAAATATATTGATATTCAAAGAAAAGAGTTTAAAAGACTTGGAGTAATGGGAGATTGGGAAAATCCTTATCTTACAATGTCTCCTGAATATGAATCTGAAATAGTTGAAGTATTTGCACAGTTAGTAGAGAAAGGCTACATATATAAAGGACTTAGAACTATTCACTGGTGTATGGAGTGTGAAACTGCATTGGCTGCTGCTGAGATAGAATATGATGAAAACCATACTTCTACAAGTGTGTATGTAAGATTTCCTGTATTAAATAAAATAAATGATAAATTAAACGGCAATGTTGATGTTATGATATGGACTACTACTCCTTGGACATTGCCTTCAAATATGGCTTGTGCTTTCAATAGAGATTTAGAGTATGTTGCTGTTGAAATAGATGGAAGATATGCGATAATGACAACTTCTTTGGTTGATACAGTTTTATCTAAGAAAGAAATGAAAGCAGAGGGAAGAGACATTATTCCTATATCTATAGAAGAGATTGAAAAACTTGAAATAGCACACCCATTTATAAAAGACAGAAAGTCTGCTGTTGTATTTGCTGATTATGTTGAGGCTACTGCTGGTACAGGTGTTGTTCATACTGCTCCTGGTCATGGTATGGAAGACTATCAGACAGGTATGAATTATGGGCTTGAAATATATTGTCCGGTTGATAAAGCTGGAAGATATACAAGCGAGTTTCCAGAAATGCAGGGCATGAAAGTAAGAGATGCTAACCCTAAAGTGGTAGAAATACTTGAAAATAACGGTTCATTATACCATAAAGAGAAAGTTACTCACAGTTATCCTATTTGTTGGAGATGTAAAAATCCATTAATATTCAGAGCTACTTCTCAGTGGTTTATGAATATGACTCATGATAATATAGATGAAAGAACAGTTAAATCTTTAGATAATATTAAATGGTATCCAGCTTGGGGACATGACAGAATGAAAAAAATGCTTGAAAATCGCCCTGACTGGTGTTTATCAAGACAGCGTTCTTGGGGAGTTCCTATACCTGCATTCTATTGTAAAAACTGCGGAAAAACTTTACTTACTGCTGAATCTACAAGACATTTTGCTGAAATAGTAAAAACTAAAGGAATGGACGTTTGGTTTGAATTAGAGGCTAAAGATTTACTTCCTGAAGGCACTAAATGTGAATGCGGAAGCTGTGATTTTGATAAAGAGCAAGATATTTTGGACGTTTGGTTTGATTCTGGTGTATCATCTTTTGCAGCACAGAAAACTAACAAAGATTTGGACGGAGTTTTCCCTGTTGATATATATTTAGAGGGAGGCGACCAATACAGAGGTTGGTTCCAAGCTGCAATTTGGCCTTCTATGGCTATAAGAGGAATACCTCCATACAAAGAGCTTGTAACTCATGGTTGGACTTTAGACGAGCAGGGCAGAGCTATGCATAAAAGTGCGGGTAATGTTGTTTCACCTTTAGAAGTTATTGACAAATATGGTGCTGATATATTAAGACTTTGGTGTATAAGCGAAGACTTCACTCACAATGCACGTGTTGGTGATAACATGATGAAGGCTATTGCTGACAACTACAGAAAAATAAGAAACACTTTCAGATATTTGTTAGGCAATATTTCTGATTTTGATTACAGCAAAGAAAAGGTTGAAGTTAAAGATTTACTTCCTGTAGACAGATATGCTTTATCAAGACTTCATAGTTTTATAAAAGTTGCTGATAAGGCTTGTGATGGTTATGAGTTCCATTTATTCTATCAAAGACTTATAAATTACTGTGTTGTTGAGCTTTCTGCTACTTACTTTGACATTATAAAAGATAGATTATACTGTGATAGAAAAGATTCTCTCTCAAGAAGAAGTGCTCAGACTGTACTTGTTGAGATATTAGATGTATTAGTAAAATTAATAGCTCCAGTACTTCCTTTCACAACCGATGAGGTTTGGGGGTACTACAAAGGTGAAAATGCTTCTTCTGTACATTTAGAGTTATATCCTAAAGCTGATGAGAGTTTAATTGATTTAGAGTTAGAAAGCGAGTGGGCTTCAATTCTTAAAGTACGCGATGATGTATTATTATCACTTGAAAGAGCTAGAGATAACAGCACAATCGGAAAATCTTTAGAGGCTTATATCACAATATGCACTAAAGAATCATCAACTAAAGACTTGCTTGCTAAATACGAAAAATATTTAAACGAAATCTTCATCGTAAGTAAAGTAACACTTTCTGATAGCAAAGATGACACATTTATAGAAGGCGCCGTTTCTTTTGTTAAGACAGAGAAAGCTAGTCATGAAAAATGCGTACGCTGTTGGGGACATTATGACAGTGTAGGAAGTGAGCATAAAGAGTTATGTACTAGATGTGCTGAGGCAGTAAAATAA